The Halomonas binhaiensis nucleotide sequence GGTGAAGATGGTTAGAGGCTTCCTGCTCACCTGAGACCCACTGCTGTGTTGCAACGGAGTGAGCGCTCAGGGTCGGTAATTCAGGTTCAGGGTCGGCCGATATGCTGGCAAGGGACTGGCATGCTGGCGCATCGAACATGTTGAGGCGCGATGCTTCAATACTACGATGCCAGGCTCGGGAGAACGGTGTAAAGACAGAATAAAAGTCTCCCTTTCCTGTAACCAGCTCGCCTGGCTCGAAGGCAATGGCGTCTCTAAAGGACTGCACATCAAGGCCTGCGTGACGGAAGGTGTTGATGACAGCCTGATCGCGTTGCCACTCATTCCATGGATATTCGCGGTTGAAATAGAGCGATGTGGCGCCAAGCGTTTCAGCCAGTGCCAACAAGGCGCCAGGTGCGGCTTCGAAAGTGGGCACATGGCGGTTAAGAAGCGGAATGTTGTACTGGGCCAAGGCCTTTCCCAGAGCATTGGCGCCTTGCAGCCAGAAGGTGATCTTGTTGGCGCCATGACCGTGCTGTTGCCACTGTTCCATACTACGAAGAAACACGGCAACGACGGGGCCACGGCGTGCTGCCATATGCAGGGCGGTGTTGTCATGAACTCGCAAGTCGCTACGAAACCACATCAGTGTAAGTGACATAGGGTTCCAGGAAGATCGAAATGAAGTAGAGGAAAAGTGGAAAAGAAAGTAGCGAGGGCCATCATACAACGTGCGAGCGTGTAGATGAACGTAGTGGAGTATGGAGAGAGTCTTTGGACCTGACCCGCCATCACCTCCGCCATGGAAAGCACGGAGGCGATGGAGGTGAGATTACTTGTCGTCGCCGATGGTGACGATCACCCGTATTGAGTCCAGACGCAGCCGGGTGCCTTCGATGGCAGCGTCCAACGCGTGACGTTCATGACGTAGCGCCTCGATTTCGTCAGCACGCACAGAGGGATTGCGCTGTGCAAGTGCTTCGAGCCGGGTCAGCTCTGCATCCAGGGCGGAACGCATGCGGCTCTGGGCTGCCTCGATGATGCTCGGCAGCTCACACTGTGCTTCAGTTTCGGCCTTGTCGAGCAGGTCTCGCAACTGATCGTGGCGACTCTTGATCAGGTCCCTGGCAACCGCTTTCTTTACCTTGCGCAGGTTTTTTGACAGACCAGTGAAGGACACCTTGTCAGTCAGGTTGGCACCGGACTCATCAAGCAGCACGCGTACCGCAGTGGGCGGCAGAAAGCGGTTGAGGTGCAGGCGCTTCGGTGCAGGGCAGTGGGTGCGGAAGACCAGTTCGGCCATCAGCCTTCCAGCGGGAATCGCCGGGTGCTTGAGCAGGGCCAGGGCGGTATTGCCCATGCTGCCATCCAGAATGCGTGCCATCATTTCACGCAGCAGGGGGTGCTCCCAGGACAGGCGCTGAACGTCGTCGCGTGCCAGGGCCCGGGCGCGCGACGTGGTAGCAGTAAAACCGTCTTCCCCTTTCACCAGACCAGGGAGACCGTCGAGCATATGGGGGCCGGGGATCAGGTGGACCATATCACCACCCAGGTCGCGGCTATCCACTCCGAAGATATCCAGCGCCTGCTCCAGATAGCGTGGCAGTGCACGGTCCTCATCCAGCTCACGAATCGCTGTTGCTACCGCTTCTGCGCGATCTGGATGACAGGCATTGAGCTCGAGCAGCCGGTTCCGGCCGGCATCGCGCTCGGCCAGCTTGGTCTCGAACAATGCTCGAGTCTCCTGGACCACCTCATCCAGCGACTCGTCGTCGAGCAGGCTTTCGGCCAGGTCATCGGCAAAGGCATCGTACATGTCGTTACCCAGGCCATGAGGTGCTGCAAAGGCATCCATACCTTGCTGGTACCAACGCAACAGCTTTTCCCCAGGGCTGTCGGAAAATACCGGCACACTGATTTCAATAGGATGTTGCTGGCCAATCCGGTCGAGGCGACCGATGCGTTGCTCGAGCTGATCCGGATGCAATGGTAGGTCGAACATCACCAGGTGATGGCAGAACTGGAAGTTGCGGCCCTCGGAGCCGATTTCCGAACATACCAGCACCTGACAACCGTCTTCCTCATCGGCAAAGGCGGCCGCAGCACGGTCACGCTCGACGAGGGACATTTCCTCATGGAATACCGGAGCCTGGATACCACCAAGGACGCGTAAACCTTCGGCCAGACCTAGCGCCGTTTCTCGCTCATGGGCAATCACAAGGACCTTCTCATCGGCGAGATTCGTGAGGCGTTCGAGCAGCCAGGTGACGCGTGGGTCGAATTGCCACCAGGGTTCAGTATTGAGTGGATCGTCAGGCAGGGCCCGGTACATGCCATCGAGATAGATCATGACTTCCGGGTGGTCGAGGCCTGTCTCGATCAGTAGCTCGTCCAGATAGTCCTCGTCCCGAGCCAAACGACGCAGCACGCGGCGGTAGGAAGATGGCAGCTCCAGGTGTTCGACATGCAGGCGTCGTTCGGGGAATCCTCCAACATGCCGCCGGCTGTTGCGGAACATGACTCGGCCTGTGCCATGGCGATCGAGCAACTGGTCGCGCAACTGTGAACGTGCACTGGCTCGTTGGGCCTCACTGTATTCTGGCGCCGACAACGCCTGAAGCAGGGCCTGGCTATCAGTGTCATCGGCGACAGTGCCAATGGTGTCCCGGGCTGCAGCGTTCAGGGGCGCTGAGTCACTGGCATCCAGCAGGGCATCGATGGCCTCAGCCACGGCGACATAGCCCTGCTCTTCTGTACGGAATTCTTCCAGGCTGGAATAACGCTCTGGATCAAGCAGGCGCAGGCGTGCAAAGTGACTGGCCAAGCCCATCTGCTCCGGCGTCGCGGTCAGCAAGAGCAGGCCATCAGTTGCTGCTGCCAGCGTTTCGACACAGGCGTATCCTGGGCCGGTCTGCTCCTCGCTCCATTCCAGGTGGTGTGCTTCGTCGACAATCAACAGATCCCACTGGCATGCCTCGGCCTGGTGTTGGCGACGGGGGTTGGCGAATAGCCAGTCCTGGCTGGCCAGAATCAACTGGCCTGTCTCGAAAGGGTTGGTATCGCCATGAGCCAGGCTCTGCTGCTCATCGAGCAGGGTAACCGACAGGGAAAAGCGCCTCAGTAACTCTACCAGCCACTGATGGGTCAAGCTGGCAGGAACCAGGATCAGTGCTCGTTCCACGCGACCGGTCAGCAGCAGGCGGTGGAGAATCAGCCCTGCTTCTATGGTCTTGCCCAGACCGACTTCATCCGCCAGCAATACCCGGGGGGCCTGACGCCGAGTGATCTCATCGGCAATGAAAAGCTGGTGCGGAATCAGGTCGATACGAGCGCCTGCCAGGCCCAGTGCTGGGTTCTGTTCCACTCTGTGATAGTGGTGCAGTGTGCGGAAACGCAGGTCGAACCAGTCGTTGCGATCCACCTGACCGGTGAGCAGTCGGTCCCGGGCCTGGTCAAACTGCATGCTGTCGGAGAGTTGCGCTTCACTCAGCTCGCATAGTTCGCCATTGTCCTTCTCGCCGATATAGACCACCAGGCCGCCGATTTCCTTGGTGTCATCGACAATCATCTGCCAGCCTTCGGCAGACTGGATACGGTCACCGCTGCCGAAGGCCACTCGCGTAAGAGGGGCTTGGCGGGTGCTATAGGTACGGGTTTCCTGGCTGGCGCCAAAGAGCACGGTCACGCTGCGAGCATCGCAGCTGAGAATGGTGCCCAGGCCGAGTTCGGCCTCGCCGTCGCTGATCCAGCGCTGGCCGGGAGAGAATTCGCTCATGATGCCTCGATTAGGTTCGTGATGGCGGGGAGGAGGCCCGCTGGCAACAGGGCGCGGTATCTTACAGCAAAGTTCTCTACGGCTTAAGTATGTCTGATGTGTCT carries:
- the rapA gene encoding RNA polymerase-associated protein RapA; amino-acid sequence: MSEFSPGQRWISDGEAELGLGTILSCDARSVTVLFGASQETRTYSTRQAPLTRVAFGSGDRIQSAEGWQMIVDDTKEIGGLVVYIGEKDNGELCELSEAQLSDSMQFDQARDRLLTGQVDRNDWFDLRFRTLHHYHRVEQNPALGLAGARIDLIPHQLFIADEITRRQAPRVLLADEVGLGKTIEAGLILHRLLLTGRVERALILVPASLTHQWLVELLRRFSLSVTLLDEQQSLAHGDTNPFETGQLILASQDWLFANPRRQHQAEACQWDLLIVDEAHHLEWSEEQTGPGYACVETLAAATDGLLLLTATPEQMGLASHFARLRLLDPERYSSLEEFRTEEQGYVAVAEAIDALLDASDSAPLNAAARDTIGTVADDTDSQALLQALSAPEYSEAQRASARSQLRDQLLDRHGTGRVMFRNSRRHVGGFPERRLHVEHLELPSSYRRVLRRLARDEDYLDELLIETGLDHPEVMIYLDGMYRALPDDPLNTEPWWQFDPRVTWLLERLTNLADEKVLVIAHERETALGLAEGLRVLGGIQAPVFHEEMSLVERDRAAAAFADEEDGCQVLVCSEIGSEGRNFQFCHHLVMFDLPLHPDQLEQRIGRLDRIGQQHPIEISVPVFSDSPGEKLLRWYQQGMDAFAAPHGLGNDMYDAFADDLAESLLDDESLDEVVQETRALFETKLAERDAGRNRLLELNACHPDRAEAVATAIRELDEDRALPRYLEQALDIFGVDSRDLGGDMVHLIPGPHMLDGLPGLVKGEDGFTATTSRARALARDDVQRLSWEHPLLREMMARILDGSMGNTALALLKHPAIPAGRLMAELVFRTHCPAPKRLHLNRFLPPTAVRVLLDESGANLTDKVSFTGLSKNLRKVKKAVARDLIKSRHDQLRDLLDKAETEAQCELPSIIEAAQSRMRSALDAELTRLEALAQRNPSVRADEIEALRHERHALDAAIEGTRLRLDSIRVIVTIGDDK